The Apium graveolens cultivar Ventura chromosome 11, ASM990537v1, whole genome shotgun sequence genome has a window encoding:
- the LOC141695739 gene encoding subtilisin-like protease codes for MVLFIFLTLLCLSDILHPATSQKNPSLQTYIVHVNVLDIRALSVFENLNNYYHSFLPQTLSSLDQQSQMVHTYSKVVNGFAARLSLEDAKTIEKMPGVLSIRPQKVFSLLTTHSPNFLGLHQNFGFWKGSNYGKGVIIGVLDTGITPDNHPSFSYEGVPPPPAKWKGVCQLNGTTCNNKLIGARNFVSGESGPPHDEDGHGTHTASTAAGNIVEGANTFGMATGTASGMAPLAHLAIYKVCNEDCSEGDILAAMDAAVEDGVDVLSLSLGGFPTPFSDNVIAVGAFGAIQSGVFVSCAAGNSGPVHSSLSNDAPWILTVGASTIDRSIRATVLLGNKNELHGESLFQPKDFPDTLLPLVFPGSSGDENATWCAESSLDKIDVKGKVVICERGGDILRTSKGQTVKDAGGSAMILVNRESSGDSTTPDPHVLPATHVGFSTGVSIKNYMSSTSSPVATILFKGTVIGGHSAPAVAAFSSRGPSVASPGILKPDIIGPGVSILAASVDYMTNTKATFNLESGTSMSCPHLSGIAALIKSAHPTWSPAAIKSAIMTTADQLNLNNEPINDETGSPADIFAVGAGHVNPSKASDPGLVYDNQPSDYIPYLCGLGYTDNQVGIIVNRVVSCANETSIQEAELNYPSFSISLGSSAVEYTRVVTNVGDAVSSYTPKIVLPPGVMVSVTPASLEFSKVNQQLTYKVKFSQSGNVPKSPFVQGSLVWISDKHAVRSPISVKL; via the coding sequence ATGGTTTTGTTCATCTTCCTCACATTACTTTGCCTTTCTGACATATTGCATCCAGCCACCTCCCAGAAAAACCCCAGTTTACAAACCTACATTGTCCATGTAAATGTACTTGATATCAGGGCCCTGTCTGTTTTTGAAAACCTCAATAATTATTACCATTCATTTTTGCCACAAACTTTATCAAGTTTGGACCAGCAATCGCAAATGGTCCACACCTATAGCAAAGTTGTCAATGGCTTTGCTGCTCGATTATCGCTTGAGGATGCTAAAACAATAGAGAAGATGCCAGGAGTCCTATCCATTAGGCCGCAGAAAGTGTTTTCTTTACTCACAACTCATAGTCCCAATTTCTTGGGATTGCACCAAAACTTTGGATTTTGGAAAGGGTCCAATTATGGTAAAGGGGTGATTATTGGTGTTTTGGACACTGGGATCACCCCTGATAATCATCCTTCATTTAGTTATGAAGGTGTTCCCCCTCCGCCTGCTAAGTGGAAAGGGGTATGTCAATTGAATGGCACAACATGCAATAACAAGTTGATTGGTGCCAGGaattttgtttcaggagaatctgGCCCGCCTCACGATGAGGATGGCCATGGAACCCACACAGCTAGTACTGCTGCTGGAAACATTGTGGAGGGTGCTAACACTTTTGGCATGGCTACTGGCACTGCTTCTGGCATGGCACCCCTTGCTCATTTAGCTATTTACAAAGTTTGTAATGAGGACTGTTCTGAAGGCGACATATTGGCTGCAATGGATGCAGCTGTCGAGGACGGTGTTGATGTTCTTTCTCTGTCACTTGGAGGATTTCCAACCCCTTTCTCTGACAATGTTATCGCTGTGGGTGCATTTGGTGCAATTCAGAGTGGTGTTTTTGTGAGTTGCGCAGCAGGAAATTCTGGTCCAGTTCATTCTTCTTTATCGAACGACGCTCCATGGATTCTCACTGTCGGAGCTAGCACAATTGATCGAAGCATAAGAGCAACTGTACTTCTGGGGAACAAGAATGAATTACATGGTGAATCGCTCTTTCAGCCAAAAGATTTCCCCGACACGTTGTTGCCACTTGTTTTTCCTGGCTCTAGTGGTGATGAAAATGCTACATGGTGTGCTGAAAGTTCACTGGACAAAATTGATGTTAAAGGAAAAGTAGTTATATGTGAGCGAGGGGGTGATATACTAAGAACTTCCAAAGGACAGACGGTGAAAGATGCTGGTGGTTCTGCGATGATACTAGTGAATCGAGAGTCAAGTGGAGACAGTACAACACCTGATCCTCATGTTCTTCCAGCAACACATGTGGGCTTTTCTACTGGAGTGTCAATCAAGAACTACATGAGTTCGACATCATCGCCTGTTGCCACAATCTTATTCAAAGGAACTGTGATTGGAGGTCATTCGGCCCCTGCAGTTGCAGCTTTTTCATCCAGAGGGCCTAGTGTTGCAAGCCCTGGAATACTAAAACCTGATATTATAGGCCCTGGTGTCAGCATTCTTGCAGCATCGGTTGATTACATGACAAATACAAAAGCAACATTCAACCTGGAGTCTGGCACATCCATGTCATGTCCTCACCTCAGTGGCATTGCTGCGTTGATAAAAAGCGCCCATCCAACTTGGTCACCGGCTGCCATTAAGTCCGCAATTATGACAACAGCTGATCAGCTTAACTTGAACAATGAGCCTATTAATGATGAAACAGGTTCACCCGCTGACATTTTCGCTGTTGGTGCAGGTCATGTGAACCCTTCAAAAGCCAGTGATCCTGGACTTGTCTACGACAACCAACCTTCTGATTATATACCATACTTGTGCGGATTAGGCTACACTGATAATCAAGTTGGAATCATTGTAAACAGGGTGGTTAGTTGTGCGAACGAAACAAGTATCCAGGAAGCTGAGTTAAATTACCCTTCTTTCTCAATTTCACTAGGCTCCTCTGCAGTAGAATACACAAGAGTTGTGACTAACGTTGGGGATGCTGTTTCGTCTTACACTCCAAAAATTGTTTTACCACCTGGTGTTATGGTAAGCGTAACACCGGCTAGCCTTGAGTTTTCCAAGGTGAACCAACAGCTTACATATAAAGTGAAGTTTAGCCAATCAGGAAATGTTCCCAAGAGTCCATTTGTTCAAGGATCATTAGTGTGGATCTCCGATAAACATGCAGTAAGAAGCCCCATCTCTGTAAAGCTTTAG